From Methanorbis rubei, one genomic window encodes:
- the rpmC gene encoding 50S ribosomal protein L29, giving the protein MAIFRAKEVAQFSDAELVENEQKLKNELIQQYGKVSAGGAPENPGKIREVRRTIARIKTEQAKRQA; this is encoded by the coding sequence ATGGCAATCTTCAGAGCAAAGGAAGTTGCCCAGTTCTCCGATGCTGAGCTTGTGGAAAACGAGCAGAAACTCAAGAACGAGTTAATCCAGCAGTACGGAAAAGTCAGCGCCGGTGGTGCACCGGAAAACCCCGGAAAGATCCGGGAAGTTCGCAGAACTATCGCACGTATTAAGACTGAACAGGCAAAGCGTCAGGCGTAA
- a CDS encoding 30S ribosomal protein S3, with protein MTIEKKFVADGVRKVRVEQYLNKELKRAGYGGMDIVRTPIGTQVTIFAEKPGIVIGKGGKLVRQITSDLNTVYGIDSPQVEVQQVANPNLNAQIMAERLANALERGWYFRKAGSSVIRRVMDSGALGCEVIVAGKLTGARARVQKFVEGYIKHSGEPAESVVESGYATAIKKLGIIGVQVKIVPPGAILPDHFEIRPDANPAPAQMAEADVFEEFDAELANEPENETEFAKEA; from the coding sequence ATGACTATTGAGAAGAAGTTTGTCGCAGACGGCGTTCGCAAGGTCCGTGTTGAGCAGTACCTCAACAAGGAACTCAAGCGTGCCGGATACGGTGGAATGGACATCGTCCGTACCCCAATTGGAACTCAGGTCACGATCTTTGCAGAGAAACCGGGTATCGTTATCGGTAAAGGCGGTAAACTGGTTCGCCAGATTACGTCTGACCTTAACACCGTGTATGGTATCGACTCTCCGCAGGTTGAAGTTCAGCAGGTTGCAAACCCGAACTTAAATGCACAGATCATGGCAGAGCGCCTTGCAAATGCACTGGAGCGCGGATGGTACTTCCGTAAGGCAGGTTCCTCCGTTATCCGCCGTGTTATGGACTCGGGAGCACTTGGCTGCGAAGTTATCGTCGCAGGTAAGCTCACCGGTGCCCGTGCACGTGTGCAGAAATTCGTAGAAGGATACATCAAACACTCCGGTGAACCGGCTGAGTCAGTCGTTGAGTCCGGATATGCAACCGCAATCAAGAAGCTCGGTATCATTGGTGTTCAGGTTAAGATTGTCCCACCGGGAGCAATCCTGCCGGATCACTTTGAGATCCGCCCGGACGCAAACCCTGCTCCGGCACAGATGGCCGAGGCTGATGTGTTTGAAGAGTTTGATGCAGAACTTGCAAATGAGCCGGAAAACGAAACTGAGTTCGCAAAGGAGGCCTAA